In Onychostoma macrolepis isolate SWU-2019 chromosome 06, ASM1243209v1, whole genome shotgun sequence, one DNA window encodes the following:
- the nat8l2 gene encoding N-acetyltransferase 8-like 2 isoform X2: MHQSSKTKVHFVIRRYQPSDREAVEMVFREGIMEHINPAFMHAMTRPLHITVSLFFYIGAYVMSGQSVVLALVSGGAWIGLVYFCCYEFYAGYVRARLNTDMLDIPGYYLSNPDNCFWVAEAEIHGRPQVLGMVAVEGKSDPGSGGKKYGELYRMIVSSTCRRCGLGVRLAKTAEDFCRERCFSKFKLSTTSTQKAAVALYFRLGFKLVLVHTQTESPKWMIWMTRSKILTMEKNIE; encoded by the exons atgcatcaaagctccaaaacaaaag TGCACTTTGTGATCCGGCGGTATCAGCCGTCTGACCGGGAGGCTGTGGAAATGGTTTTCCGGGAAGGAATAATGGAGCACATCAATCCTGCGTTCATGCACGCCATGACCCGACCGCTGCACATCACTGTAAGCCTGTTCTTTTACATCGGCGCGTATGTGATGAGTGGACAGTCTGTCGTTCTGGCCCTGGTGTCTGGAGGAGCCTGGATCGGCTTGGTGTACTTCTGCTGCTATGAGTTCTACGCCGGCTACGTCCGGGCGAGACTGAACACGGACATGCTGGACATCCCGGGTTACTACCTCAGCAATCCAGATAACTGCTTCTGGGTAGCCGAGGCTGAGATACACGGCCGGCCTCAGGTTTTGGGGATGGTGGCTGTGGAAGGTAAAAGTGACCCGGGAAGTGGTGGGAAAAAGTATGGAGAGCTCTACCGGATGATTGTTTCATCCACCTGTCGCCGCTGTGGTCTCGGTGTACGGTTGGCCAAAACTGCAGAAGACTTCTGTAGGGAACGCTGCTTCTCAAAGTTCAAACTGTCCACCACGTCTACACAGAAAGCGGCCGTGGCGTTGTACTTTAGGCTGGGTTTTAAACTCGTCCTGGTTCATACTCAGACCGAGTCTCCCAAGTGGATGATCTGGATGACTAGATCCAAAATTCTGACCATGGAGAAGAACATTGAATGA
- the nat8l2 gene encoding N-acetyltransferase 8-like 2 isoform X4, giving the protein MHFVIRRYQPSDREAVEMVFREGIMEHINPAFMHAMTRPLHITVSLFFYIGAYVMSGQSVVLALVSGGAWIGLVYFCCYEFYAGYVRARLNTDMLDIPGYYLSNPDNCFWVAEAEIHGRPQVLGMVAVEGKSDPGSGGKKYGELYRMIVSSTCRRCGLGVRLAKTAEDFCRERCFSKFKLSTTSTQKAAVALYFRLGFKLVLVHTQTESPKWMIWMTRSKILTMEKNIE; this is encoded by the exons a TGCACTTTGTGATCCGGCGGTATCAGCCGTCTGACCGGGAGGCTGTGGAAATGGTTTTCCGGGAAGGAATAATGGAGCACATCAATCCTGCGTTCATGCACGCCATGACCCGACCGCTGCACATCACTGTAAGCCTGTTCTTTTACATCGGCGCGTATGTGATGAGTGGACAGTCTGTCGTTCTGGCCCTGGTGTCTGGAGGAGCCTGGATCGGCTTGGTGTACTTCTGCTGCTATGAGTTCTACGCCGGCTACGTCCGGGCGAGACTGAACACGGACATGCTGGACATCCCGGGTTACTACCTCAGCAATCCAGATAACTGCTTCTGGGTAGCCGAGGCTGAGATACACGGCCGGCCTCAGGTTTTGGGGATGGTGGCTGTGGAAGGTAAAAGTGACCCGGGAAGTGGTGGGAAAAAGTATGGAGAGCTCTACCGGATGATTGTTTCATCCACCTGTCGCCGCTGTGGTCTCGGTGTACGGTTGGCCAAAACTGCAGAAGACTTCTGTAGGGAACGCTGCTTCTCAAAGTTCAAACTGTCCACCACGTCTACACAGAAAGCGGCCGTGGCGTTGTACTTTAGGCTGGGTTTTAAACTCGTCCTGGTTCATACTCAGACCGAGTCTCCCAAGTGGATGATCTGGATGACTAGATCCAAAATTCTGACCATGGAGAAGAACATTGAATGA
- the nat8l2 gene encoding N-acetyltransferase 8-like 2 isoform X3: protein MHFVIRRYQPSDREAVEMVFREGIMEHINPAFMHAMTRPLHITVSLFFYIGAYVMSGQSVVLALVSGGAWIGLVYFCCYEFYAGYVRARLNTDMLDIPGYYLSNPDNCFWVAEAEIHGRPQVLGMVAVEGKSDPGSGGKKYGELYRMIVSSTCRRCGLGVRLAKTAEDFCRERCFSKFKLSTTSTQKAAVALYFRLGFKLVLVHTQTESPKWMIWMTRSKILTMEKNIE from the exons A TGCACTTTGTGATCCGGCGGTATCAGCCGTCTGACCGGGAGGCTGTGGAAATGGTTTTCCGGGAAGGAATAATGGAGCACATCAATCCTGCGTTCATGCACGCCATGACCCGACCGCTGCACATCACTGTAAGCCTGTTCTTTTACATCGGCGCGTATGTGATGAGTGGACAGTCTGTCGTTCTGGCCCTGGTGTCTGGAGGAGCCTGGATCGGCTTGGTGTACTTCTGCTGCTATGAGTTCTACGCCGGCTACGTCCGGGCGAGACTGAACACGGACATGCTGGACATCCCGGGTTACTACCTCAGCAATCCAGATAACTGCTTCTGGGTAGCCGAGGCTGAGATACACGGCCGGCCTCAGGTTTTGGGGATGGTGGCTGTGGAAGGTAAAAGTGACCCGGGAAGTGGTGGGAAAAAGTATGGAGAGCTCTACCGGATGATTGTTTCATCCACCTGTCGCCGCTGTGGTCTCGGTGTACGGTTGGCCAAAACTGCAGAAGACTTCTGTAGGGAACGCTGCTTCTCAAAGTTCAAACTGTCCACCACGTCTACACAGAAAGCGGCCGTGGCGTTGTACTTTAGGCTGGGTTTTAAACTCGTCCTGGTTCATACTCAGACCGAGTCTCCCAAGTGGATGATCTGGATGACTAGATCCAAAATTCTGACCATGGAGAAGAACATTGAATGA
- the nat8l2 gene encoding N-acetyltransferase 8-like 2 isoform X1, with protein MKKKSLQQHDRDCHVSLMGTNVLLHFVIRRYQPSDREAVEMVFREGIMEHINPAFMHAMTRPLHITVSLFFYIGAYVMSGQSVVLALVSGGAWIGLVYFCCYEFYAGYVRARLNTDMLDIPGYYLSNPDNCFWVAEAEIHGRPQVLGMVAVEGKSDPGSGGKKYGELYRMIVSSTCRRCGLGVRLAKTAEDFCRERCFSKFKLSTTSTQKAAVALYFRLGFKLVLVHTQTESPKWMIWMTRSKILTMEKNIE; from the exons atgaaaaagaaaagcttacagcagcatgatcgtgactgtcatgttagcctgatgggaacaaacgtcctct TGCACTTTGTGATCCGGCGGTATCAGCCGTCTGACCGGGAGGCTGTGGAAATGGTTTTCCGGGAAGGAATAATGGAGCACATCAATCCTGCGTTCATGCACGCCATGACCCGACCGCTGCACATCACTGTAAGCCTGTTCTTTTACATCGGCGCGTATGTGATGAGTGGACAGTCTGTCGTTCTGGCCCTGGTGTCTGGAGGAGCCTGGATCGGCTTGGTGTACTTCTGCTGCTATGAGTTCTACGCCGGCTACGTCCGGGCGAGACTGAACACGGACATGCTGGACATCCCGGGTTACTACCTCAGCAATCCAGATAACTGCTTCTGGGTAGCCGAGGCTGAGATACACGGCCGGCCTCAGGTTTTGGGGATGGTGGCTGTGGAAGGTAAAAGTGACCCGGGAAGTGGTGGGAAAAAGTATGGAGAGCTCTACCGGATGATTGTTTCATCCACCTGTCGCCGCTGTGGTCTCGGTGTACGGTTGGCCAAAACTGCAGAAGACTTCTGTAGGGAACGCTGCTTCTCAAAGTTCAAACTGTCCACCACGTCTACACAGAAAGCGGCCGTGGCGTTGTACTTTAGGCTGGGTTTTAAACTCGTCCTGGTTCATACTCAGACCGAGTCTCCCAAGTGGATGATCTGGATGACTAGATCCAAAATTCTGACCATGGAGAAGAACATTGAATGA